TTCATGTACTGGCTGACCTTTCATCTGGTCAGGTAAACAAAGGCAGAGGTGAACAGAGCCGACAGCGCTACCAATCCCACAGGACGCAGCCCAACATCCGGTGTCCACCGGGGTTCCATCCAGTCACCGCGGTAACGTAAACAGCAGAAGCAGCCTGCAGCATTCATGACAGGAAAACGTCAAAAACAAAGGATTTTTCTACACACGTTCGGCCATCACACAGacaggtttttctttttcttttttttgcacgAGGAGAGTGAAATAAATGGGACTGGCCATGCCGTCACAGTTTCACAGCACAAGGGGTTTTTTtgtcgactttatttttttggatgcttgtcttgtttttgttctttttctatGTAAATGTATTGAGCAATCATTGACTTTTCACGTTTTTGTATAATATAAAATGACATGAACGTGTGCAAATCCCAGTGATGTGGCCAAAGTCCCTAAAACGCTAATCACTCAAGAGAGGCTATTGTGGAGCTACGGATGGACCTGTGCACTGGCCtttgcatggagagagagacaccgtccactttttttttttcttctttttttgctctAACACAAAGTCCTGTCTGCGTGGCTGCCTCTGTGGCAAGATGAGCCGATGGTGAGACTGGCTCATCTCTATGATGTGTAGGCgtattgcctgtgtgtgtgtgtgtgtgtgtgtctgtctgtctgtcccattTTTAAGTCATAATGTGCATAATATGCAGCATTTCTGTGATAACCCTAAAATATGTGGAAAACCAGGGCTGTTGGCCAGGCCCAACCATACCTGGTATGTTTTTTTAATGTCTTGTTATCAAATTGATATTAAATGTGTGCAATGCCAGTGCTGGAATGTCAAGTCACAGATAAACGTTGttctttaatttctttttttttttgcatttcatccTTATTTTCTACATCTCGCATCCTCAGGAAGGCTCTGCCTTAGAAAAGAGGGACATACGTTCATGTttgaaataaatagaaaaactggattttttttttgattgacataaaatcatgaatttctCCAGATCTTTTGGGACCCACCACTCCATCACATTTTCTGTGTTATTTATCTCATATCAAGTCAAGTCTGTTGTTAGCGCTTAGCCTggtaacagaacacacacgACTGTATAACATGAGTTTAAACTGCTTCTGTTCTCCATACCTCGTGTTTAAAACAGCGAAGCCAAATGTCGGCTTTAAAAGATGCCCAATAAAGCCAGGTGTGTTGCACTTGTGTATTGTCTGCCATTTTAATgctaaacatttatttatctatttatttatttactttttaaatAAAGTGAGTAGAAATTAGTGTCATATTTATCTAAAGCATTAGTATGTAGGTCACAGACCTCAATTTGCCTCCAAATGGACGCAACACCTTTTTGCCTAGAACAAACAGACCATTTTACATGCAAATTGCAGAGAATGTGAACTTTTGCCAAAGCCTAAAAATATGATTATTCCCATGTATTGACCCTGATGATGAGGCACGGTTTGATAGTTTTTGAGATATGAAAACAGGCTGCAAGTTTGCATGCTAGTTCATGATATATCAAGCATTTAGaggtcttttctttcttgatcTACTCCTGTATTGTCGCAAATACATCCCTACAAACTTGTTGGAAACTGAAAGTTAAAAGACATGGGAGGGAACTTTTCACCTTGGACCAGTGATCGCACAATCCTGACTGAAAATGCTTCCGTGTAGGATGCTCTCGTGGCCCTTTGAcctccctccactctcctcgTTCTCACCTCCTGTGGTTGCAATTAGATAAATGAGACATCCTCGATGAGGGCGAGCTTTGGATAATTTCCAGGGCACGAGTTGGAGGGCCGAGGAGAGAAACCTGCAAACTAGAACTTGGGACGCACCCTATTGCTCCACGGATTCCATGGGCTCTTCTAAACCCTCTCTTCTCGGTCCTCGGTCTTCCGGCTCGttcacactgatctataaagaatgatggggtggcaacaatgggatagtctatccagtgttccttattatagatcagtgggaatgagccggaggaccgaggagagagggttgagaagagcccCTTATGGAGCCCTGGCCATGATGCCAGGCAGACTGATATATGGTCCTTCATTTTGCCATGATATCAGTAGCTGGGTTTCCAGAAGCCTGACCCAACTGCCTACTAGTAGCTCTGCTCATTTTCCTTTCTCTGAGATAATAGATAATAGCGCCTTtcaatcagagagggttaaagcggagcgataggcgcaaacgttcgaacatTTCCACGCTCTGTTTTCGCAAAAAAGGGagaatccccctttaagcagaccaagaaagtgacattacattcaaactgaactgcttgccaatctgataGAGAtcgaccctaaccctaacccactATGACAacttgcgacacgcctctttaagcagacaggagctgttcgaattttgcttctatagagatgcattatgttgctctatcttgtcagtaatgaaggatctttgtttCAATGCGTTTACATTTCACCAGCGATGAGAGGGGATGATGTTAGTTTTGAAATCCAAAGAGGCTGTAGTAAGCAGTAGTAGCAATACCAGCAAAAAGTTACAGTCAGAAGAATGTGTAAATGACTGCTGTTGCGGTTTATTATCAGTGTGTAAAGGTTAGGCAAAGTAGGAAGCATTAGAaatccctgatcaatgtgaGGCTGGTCCAATGGTTTCAAGTCTACACGAATTACACAGCTTGATTCTGTACCCATGTCCCATGTGCAAACTGCTTCTGTAGCAATGAGTATGTCTTCAGGGACTGATAGATAGGAAGtaatctgtgcctgaaatgatgaaatactgtatattgacaGACAAtgtagagaatagcctttcttgacatcatACATGGccaagctcaagcctgaattcaggcaccatgcCTGAACTGTTTCAGGCCTGTGTCATAGTATAGCAGTCATTCAATGAGGAAAGAGTGGTTTCTCCTCTCGTCACCAGCTGTATTAGCACAGAGCCTAGGCCCTTCTCTtgcccttctcttcctctgccctccaacccttctctcttctcttatgACTACCACCCGCTCTACTTGAGGTTTCACTGCCCTTTTTTTTCTGGAAATCCAGATGTGAAAGTAAAATTAAGCTCAGGATGCTGGTAATGTACCATCTTAGAGATGCGTTGTCTGTTGAAGTACTCTAAAAGTACGACCTTTGACATAATTGTCAGTGCAACCATAATTATAATCTTTGTTTGACATAGATTTATTTACCTGACAAAAGATTTATTTACCTGACAACATAATGGATATGTAAAAACCAATACAGCCGCTAGATGACATCATATAGTATTACGGCACACTATTTTGTAGAGGTCTTATTTAACACATGTGAAACGGCGGGGATGAGACGAGGGGCATAATCCCAAAGGCGCTCGTCCTTTATAAGTTCCTCCCTGGTGACGTCCTGCTGCCAGGGAGCTCTGATGTGGTACATCCTGGCCACGTCAGCATCAACACGGACCCCTCTGCTGTCAGATGACAGGAGGCCATGCACCGTCGTGCGGTAGACCGTTCGGGGATCAACGATCACCTTGAAGTTATTGAACACGTTGGGGTAGTTCGGCTCGCGCCAGATGTGATCCAAGATGTCCACGCCAGAGATGCCCTGCCACTCCCTCGGCCGCTCTGCCGCGTTCCTCCCGCCCACCGTGTTCCGGAACACATGGTTCTGAAACTCAAAGCTAGTTTGACTGCCGTGCTTCTGTTCTAACACAGGCAGCAGTTCCGTCCAGCTGTTTACCTTGACCGGCACAATAACCTCGTCCAAGTCCTGCAGCACCACGTACCGTGTTTGGTACATGAAACGGTAAACGCAGTCGTTCAGCGCAGCAATTTGTCCAAAGTAATGCAGCTCTCCTGGAGACACGGATGGCTGCCACCCTCGCGACACATTGATATACTGCGTTATGGGCCAGGGAATGATCTCGACAAAGCCTTCCTTGATGTAATAATCCAGTACTCTCTGCGTGGCTGTGTTGCAGCTGGATTTGTAGATAGCTACGTGCTGGGCCCCCAGTAGTCGGAACATCTCCAGGGTCTGCACCAACTGCAGGACGTTGGTGTAATCATACATCACGGAGATACAGACGGTAAACTGGTAAGGGAAGGACTCAGTACGCGTCTCTTGGTTCCGAATGGGGAGAATAGACGGCTTCTGGTTCCCGAGAGGCGACTTGTGAATTGCCACATGGGAGGGCGACAAGCAATTTTCGGGGACCGAGCACAAGATGTCTGCCGCGCCAAAGTTAAATCCAAAATGGTCGGAGTGGATCTCTTGCTCGGCATTGCTAGTCCTGATGAGTTCTTCATCACAGCAAAACAAGCAGGAGTAGCTGACAGCCTCCGTACGTTTCACAATAGCTATCGTGCGGATTTGCGATCTCGACCGATGCTCCATGTACGATGAGACTAAATAAGTCCTGGAGCCATTGACGTGGACCAGAGGGTTCACCCTCTCTGGAAGACCACAAACACTCTTGGGCACACTTTTCCCACTTGGATAAGGAGCATTTAGTCTGTCTCCCAATCTACTGTTCTCTCCCaggtagaggaggagatagaCTACAGTCACTAGCCAGAACACCCCCCCAAGTCTACATATGAGGTGGTGACTTGGACCATGACTGGACGTTGATGGCATCAGTGGGTCCTTAATCTTTACTGTTACCTCTggaaaatataaagcacatggaGAGAACATCAACAAGGAGTCAAACATCACAGGGAAGACACTGATAATCAAACATGTCATGCAGTTATGATGACAAAAGCTAAATCtaatattgttgttattgtttcattatttactattattattatgattgttattattattgtttacaACTATTACTACAAACACAGAGCATTGCAAAGCACTTACTAAGAGTTGGTCAGGTTTGCTTCTAAACAAAAACCTTCTCACAATTGATCAAAGCTATGTTGTACACACCTGAGGCTATACTGTGGTCAAAATTGtggtatttttttccccacacaATACTGTATTCTCCGCCCAAACCCGAGCCTCAGAACGTGCACAGGCTCGGGTAGGGTCGGGCAAGATTTGTTCTCAGTTCTAATCATGACTCTTTGTGATTTGCAATCTGAGGCTGAGGTTTCACCACAGACCGGCTTTGTTTGCTCATCAGGACATTTCCAAAGTCACAAGCCTCAATATGACTGCCTTAACACCATAGGGCACCCTGTGGTGTCTTGCAGACATGACCAAGTTGGCCATGACCATGAAAccgtaaaaaaacaacaaaaaaaagcaaacgtcAATCATGTCAGTGCCATAAgaacaaaaagtcaaaatgctTTGCAATGTcgttcactctcactctcactcagtcAGCATTTTTTTTAGGAAATTGCACACGGCTGTAGACATTCTGTTTGGCGCATATTGAACAATAAAAACATTTCCTTCCAGAAAAGTGActgaacagaaacagaaagttaGTTGACAGAATAGCACTGGTTACTTTGGTCAACTGATCATTTGGATACATACACAAGCCAGATGATTTTTGTGGAAAGGCTGTTAAACAGAGAACCTGATCATGTTAATAATGAATGTTACATAAGCATATCTATCCTTACTCTAATCTGGTATTCTGTCAAATGCCATAACCATAAACTATAAAGCTGGTTGTGGGTTGTTGGCATTGGCTGTGAGTCTTGCAACCTCAGCATCACAACTGTTTCATCAAAATGTAAGACATTGCTGATGTAATCCAAAGTATTCAGAAGGTATCACTCACATTGAGTAATGTAATATGgtacaaaatacattttatggCATGTATACTGTAAACGCAAAGATTATAGCGAAAAAGTAACCTTCCCTTACATACACTTTCATTTAAGACATTAAAAGCTCAAATGACGGCAACGTTTAGAACTCCATAACTTCTCACGGAGCAAAGCCCATGCCGTGTCAAAGCCAAAGTTTAGAAACTTGTTCTATCTCTTAAGCATCAAATCCACAGACGTGAATGTTGTTGCCAATGGGCGTCGGCCTTTCACTGAAAATAAGAGGGTAGTACCACCATGATCTGAAAGGCAGTTTCCCGAGGAGGAAGTCACTTCTCTAAAACCAGCATTACAAAGTGGTTAACTATATTggctatatatactgtaatttcccaactataggccgcggcttatacattgattttgtaacatttcttcagctatgaggttaatacacgggtgtagttaatatggtattaatcaggcttgtgcaaaattcagaattgaattgagaatgactcctaaattccaattcaattcttgagtttgaattgaatttgaattgaggtcaaaaacaggatgcagaattacaattcgaatttgaattaagggaagtagaattgaaattcaatgaaattcaaatcaattcatatacataatataagggtacactgcaaattatttgattcttatcaagataaaaaaaaaaatagattagaagtgttagatcatttatattgtttgaagcgtgaatttcttactttacgtaagtgctcaactttacactatcttaaatcaagcacatctttttttttgtctcaaataggcatgaaatcttaaaatgaggtaaatactgttaaaatgagatgttttacatctctccctcaaattctcatcaaaataaagcttgttttaagattaagtgacatgaaaatttgacttaatttaagatgacatttaagacttaagatatcatcttaaaacagcagtttatgcttataacaACTTATGTAACAACTTTAAATATACATAATCTAGACTTGTCACAAGTTGTggtactgtggcgcaacaggttacagcattagtacctTGTACTCGTCTAACTACCTACGGGCACCCGGTTCGAAtctcacctgcggtcatatccgaatctctccccaactctttcactcatctacccgcttcctgtctatcttcattgtcctatctgaataaaggcaaaaagtccggaaaatattcttccaaaaaaaaaaaggatataatctgaggctgtttaaatttaagtaacctcattttacaaccagcattttatgcttatattaagtaggcctatattttacttattttggggatgtaaaaattATATTGATAAGTAATCTTAAAAACAGAAATTTCATcttatgttaagtttccaaatacctctgtagacatgcttattgctagattttttttatttatcttaattcacaaaatcttgtcaagtgaaattatcttgctgcatggacagaaaatttcacttgttttgagtaccttttacctcagatttagtgtttttatcttgtttttagacaccctttttttgcagtgtttaacaattaagtttcacaaaatgtcagatatgatctcaacaaacacacaatttataattgaaaacagtaatcaattacatttccaatgtaattttccctgaactgaatgtatgtgagattcaacacattcttcctgttttgtgacatgtgaatttgttttgaattgccatgaattgaattccacttcctgtcattccaattccaattcaaattcaacttcctgtggggtggggccaattcaattcaaattccaactcatgaattgaatggaggcaaattctaaaattcggaattgtgcacaagcctggtattaatatggttttgtttcttttaacttgcataaactGTACTGCGGctcatacacaatgcggctaaaaATCTCACCAAAAATGTTGATTTTAGCTCTAACAAATGAAAGTGACCTCATAATTGGCCAAGGGCCTTACGggattttttgaaaaaaaaaaactgttttatttatttatttaaattagTGCCAGTGCTACTCAATATGTTAACAGAATTTGCATCATCAAAATAAAGTAGTTGAATTACTTTagttgatattattattactgacCATTTTACTTACAGTAATGTTGTCTTACCTTTACATTTAAAGTTAACacataattacattacattacattcgcctgattctttttaatcaaaccgacttacaacatggtaaacaacATGATGTAATTTGTATGTTTCAGAATTTTAATTTAGCAGATTTGCAGTTTTATGTATCCCCTGTTTCAATCCGGTTCTACCCTATTTCCTTGTGTCCTTCCAACATCTTCCCAGCCTCTGTCACTCTGGGGaagaggtagatagatagatacttagatagatagatagatagatagatagatagatagatagatagatagatagatactttattgatccccaagggaaaattcaagaCAGGTAGATTATCTGCGGCACTGGACTGGGACAAAAAAGTAAGCCTTGGCATTTTTGGCTCAAAGGGGCCTAATCATTCAGGCACACTCCTGGTAGTGCCCTTAAAGGAACatttcaccattttttcatattaaactacgttattcccttaactgagttgatacatacctctcacgtgcGCGGTGCAACTTtcatagcacttagctagcccaatgcattcattaggatccaaacagtgatgaagttagaagcaaccaaacacctccatattTTCCCTAAAATACAGTTAAAtgagtagtcacatgaccaagtatggtgagacaaaataaaacatggtgcatttctaagcaggtaagagggataactatattgtgtggcgcagtaatatcctcactcttgcactttcagtttcactttggagtgaggatattactgcgcagtctaagtgctcccaatgttattccgccttTTActtgcttagaaatgcaccactttttactttgtctcaccatacttaaTCGTatgactacttgtgtaactgtattttaatagggaaaacatgtaggccgcgagctagataggcctaccgtgcaccccccccacctcccaacaaaaccatacttttttgaaaggtctgggtgtgtagaatatgaatctgaatgttaacattgaaaattttgggatgcactacctgttttagccctatgaaaagggaaaccctaaaaaacgattataagcgattctaacacatcaagatggtcctatcaatcagaacagcttttaagtgacctattacacattcaaacttcacatatgaagacttaggtcaaatgtctaccatgctgctttttggtaggtgtcttaaatgaacataggcaaagccttatattgatataatgagcccatttcatgtataggccacaaagtagattcgactaccatacaccgcctacccccttttctaacaaaatcatgcttttgtgaaaggtttggatgtgtacaatatgaatatgaatgtta
The Sardina pilchardus chromosome 13, fSarPil1.1, whole genome shotgun sequence genome window above contains:
- the si:zfos-464b6.2 gene encoding uncharacterized protein si:zfos-464b6.2 isoform X1, encoding MWTEEQMNIKEVTVKIKDPLMPSTSSHGPSHHLICRLGGVFWLVTVVYLLLYLGENSRLGDRLNAPYPSGKSVPKSVCGLPERVNPLVHVNGSRTYLVSSYMEHRSRSQIRTIAIVKRTEAVSYSCLFCCDEELIRTSNAEQEIHSDHFGFNFGAADILCSVPENCLSPSHVAIHKSPLGNQKPSILPIRNQETRTESFPYQFTVCISVMYDYTNVLQLVQTLEMFRLLGAQHVAIYKSSCNTATQRVLDYYIKEGFVEIIPWPITQYINVSRGWQPSVSPGELHYFGQIAALNDCVYRFMYQTRYVVLQDLDEVIVPVKVNSWTELLPVLEQKHGSQTSFEFQNHVFRNTVGGRNAAERPREWQGISGVDILDHIWREPNYPNVFNNFKVIVDPRTVYRTTVHGLLSSDSRGVRVDADVARMYHIRAPWQQDVTREELIKDERLWDYAPRLIPAVSHVLNKTSTK
- the si:zfos-464b6.2 gene encoding uncharacterized protein si:zfos-464b6.2 isoform X2 produces the protein MPSTSSHGPSHHLICRLGGVFWLVTVVYLLLYLGENSRLGDRLNAPYPSGKSVPKSVCGLPERVNPLVHVNGSRTYLVSSYMEHRSRSQIRTIAIVKRTEAVSYSCLFCCDEELIRTSNAEQEIHSDHFGFNFGAADILCSVPENCLSPSHVAIHKSPLGNQKPSILPIRNQETRTESFPYQFTVCISVMYDYTNVLQLVQTLEMFRLLGAQHVAIYKSSCNTATQRVLDYYIKEGFVEIIPWPITQYINVSRGWQPSVSPGELHYFGQIAALNDCVYRFMYQTRYVVLQDLDEVIVPVKVNSWTELLPVLEQKHGSQTSFEFQNHVFRNTVGGRNAAERPREWQGISGVDILDHIWREPNYPNVFNNFKVIVDPRTVYRTTVHGLLSSDSRGVRVDADVARMYHIRAPWQQDVTREELIKDERLWDYAPRLIPAVSHVLNKTSTK